ACTACATCAAGGCCCGCTATGAAGCGTTGAAGGACCACCCGCTCTTCCCGGATATGCAGTACACCGACTCGGAAGAGGTCTTCAGCGAAAAACTTCCGCTGATGGCGGACGGCCGTGACTTCTCCGAGCCGGTTGCGATCTCCTGGACCGACGCGGGCACCGACATCAACTACGGGGCGCTGACCCGCCAGTACCTGGACGCCGTCACCGCCGAAGGTGTCGAGGTCCGGTACGGCAACAATGTCACCAACATCACCCGTGACGGCGCCGGCTGGAAGCTCGAGGTGAAGAACCTGCACAACGGCGACACCTCCACCGTGCGCGCGAATTTCGTGTTCGTCGGTGCCGGCGGTATGGCCCTGCCGCTGCTGCAGAAGGCCGGTATCCCGGAGATCCGCGGCTACGCCGGATTCCCGATCTCCGGTGAGTGGCTGCGGTGCACCAATGACGAGGTCATCGAGCAGCACTCCGCGAAGGTCTACGGCAAGGCTGCCAAGGGCGCTCCGCCGATGTCGGTGCCGCACCTGGACACCCGCATCATCGACGGTAAGAAGGGCCTGCTCTTCGGCCCGTACGCCGGCTGGACGCCGAAGTTCCTGAAGAACGGCTCCTTCCTGGACCTGTTCAAGTCCCTGCGCCCGGGCAACATCCCGTCCTACCTGGGCGTGGCTGTCCAGGAGATGGGTCTGACCAAGTACCTGGTCGAAGAGGTGCTCAAGGACCAGGCGGCCCGCGTGGAGTCGCTGCGTGAGTACATGCCCAACGTCAACGGCGATGACTGGGAGCTTGTCACCGCCGGGCAGCGCGTCCAGGTGATCAAGCCGATCGGTGCGCCGAAGTTCGGTTCGCTGGAGTTCGGTACCGCTCTGGTCAACTCCGGCGACGGCAGCATCGCCGGCCTGATGGGTGCGTCTCCGGGAGCGTCCATCGCCCCCTCGGCGATGATCGAGGTGTTGGAGCGTTGCTTCGGTAACCGGATGGCTGACTGGGCTCCGAAGCTCAAGGAGATGATCCCGTCCTACGGTGGTCGGATCTCCAAGGACACCGCGCTGTTCAACGAGCAGTGGGAGCGCAGCCAGAAGGCTCTGAAGCTCGACAAGTAGCAGGGGACTAGACTCCAAGCCCATGAGTCTTGTGTTGACCGGCGTGCCGGTGCTCGTGGTGGACGGACCGGACGCCGCCGTCGCAGCGGAGCTGCTTCGTGACCAGGGGGCCGTCCCCACCATCGGTACGGCCACAGGGGACACGCGTGTCGCTCTGGTGCGGGTGCCTGCGGGCACACCGCCCGCTGCTGCTGTCGAGGCTCTGGCCTGGGCGACGGCGCACGGCGTACCGGTCGATGACCGCCGTGGGGCAGCCGTGTCTGCGTTGGATGCGGAAGCACTCCCTGCACACAGCGTGCACAGTGCCGCGGAGAGCACTGCCGGCAGTGTCACTCTCGTCGGTGGAGGTCCGGGGGACGCTGAGTTGGTCACCGTTGCCGGGACCCGGGCGGTGCGGGCGGCCGACGTCGTCCTCACCGACCATCTCGGAGCTGTCGCACTCGCCGAGGAAGCCGCAGAGCGGGGTGCTGAGGTCATCGACGTCGCGAAGATCCCGTATTCCACCCAGGTTCCGCAGGAGCGCATCAACGCGCTCATGATCGACCGGGCGAAGGCCGGCAAGCACGTCGTGCGCCTCAAGGGCGGGGACGCGTACATCTTCGGTCGGGGCCACGAGGAGGTCCAGGCGTGTGCCGCGGCGGGGATCCCCGTACGCGTGATCCCCGGGGTGACCTCGGTGACGTCCGCACCGGCGGCGGCAGGGATCTCCCTGACACACCGCGGGCTGAACCACGACGTCACCGTGGTCTCCGGTCACGTCCCTCCGGGACATGCGAAATCACTGGTGAACTGGTCGGCTGTCGCCGGGCTCACCGGCACGCTGGTTCTGATCATGGCGATGCGCCATGCCGGGGCGATTGCCGCGGAACTCATCGACCGTGGACGGGACGGAGAAACCCCGGCGGTTGTCGTCGAGCAGGCGTCCACCCCGCAGCAGCGCGTCACGGAAGCAACGTTGGTTACCCTGGGTGAGACGATCGAGCGCGAGGGACTGGGCTCGCCGGCGATCATCATCGTCGGTGAGGCTGCGGCACGGCGGATCGACGTTACGGGACAGCTCAACTGATCCGTCGCACCGTCCCGCTTCCCCGGAGCCAATCGCCCAGGTAGGGCAGTGTGAACTGGACCTTGCCCCACCCGGCGGGAGAGATCAGGTCCCGGTCGATCAGCTTTGCCCGCGGGTCGCTGGCAGCACGTTGGGTCTTGCCCAGGCGTTCGGCGATCGCGGCGGTGGCGACCGGGTCGTCTGTGCCGCCGCGTCCGTGCGCCGCCAGTGCAGCCATTGCCTCGAGGTACTCCCGCTGAACGGTGGGTACCCCCTTCAGTGACGGGTGGTGCACCTGAGCACCCATTGTCGCCACCGCCTCCTCCCTGATCGAGTCAACCTGCTGTACGGAGATCGAGTCTGCGTCGGCGCGGCGAGCGACGTTCCACGCCAGGGAGCCGACGAGCTGCACAAGGTAGGGGTAGCCGGCGGCGAGGTGGACGGCAGAGGCGAGCCCGGTGGTATCGAATGCCAGGCCGGAGTCCCGCGATGAGGTTGCGAGTACGTCTGCGGCGTCCTCACTGGTGAGCGGTCCCAGATCGTAGCGGTGCGCCCGGCGCATGAAGGTCGTCCCCGGCAGGTTGAGCAGTGTTTCCACCCCGTGGGTGAGACCGGCCATGGCCAGGGAGATTTCCAGATCGTCGCGGATGAGGTTCTGGTAGGTCACGGCGAGCCTGCTCAGTGCGTCACGGTCGGCGTCCTGGATCTCGTCGACGGTGATCAGGACTCCCGTGCCGGAGACCATCGCGAGTAGGTCGCGGAGACGTGAATCTAGCGTGGGGCGCGGAAGATCACGCTCGTCGGGGCCGGTGACGGAGGTGGTCACCGTGCCGAGCCCGGTGATCCCCACACCGGTTACCCGGCGCGTCGTCGGTGGACTGAGCTCCTGGATTTTCGCCGGTATCACCGAGTCGGTGAGTTCGGCCACGATGTCCCCGCGGGCTGAGGCACGCAGGACCAGCCAACCCTGGGTGGCGGCGATATCCTCGAGCTCGTTGAGCAGGACAGTCTTGCCGATCCCGCGGGATCCGGTGATCACCAGTGTGCGTGCGGCGGCGCCGGGGCCGGAAGCCAGGGCCTCGGCGTAGTCGTCGAGGATGATCCGTCTGCCGGCCCAGTACTGCGGCGACGCTCCGAAGGTCGGACGGAAGGGGTTGGTCATGACACCGAGTGTAGCGTCGATGCATCTGCGGGTTGAGAATTTGAGAATTTGAGAACAATCGGTCGATTGAGAATTTGAGAATTCCCTGCCCTGATGGCCACTGATGAGGGGAAGTGTTACCACTTCAGGGTGGTAACACTTTTGGTGACCTGGGCTTTTGCAGGATATGGGACGCCGAAAGTGGTAACACTTCCTGGGTTCGGCCCGACGGCCACCAGTCGCCGCCTACACCACCAGCGTCAACGAGTCTTTCGCAGAGAGCCCCTCGTTGACCTCCACGGTCAACCCGGCACGTCGTGCGATGTCAGCCACCCCGGCCACGTCACCGGGGGTCGTCAAGTCCGTATCGGCGGAGGCCAGCTCCCGGGCCAGCAGACCCTTGTAGTGCTTGTTGAAGTGACTGACAACCTTGCGGGAGCCGTCCTCGCGCACAGACTCGACCCGCACGGTCACCGCCCCGGGCAGCCGCCCCAACTGCTGGTAGCCGCCGGACCGTAGGTCGACGACCGTGCCGGGAACCTGTTGCAGTGCCTCGGTGACGGCCGAACCCCAGCGGGCCTTCATCGTCGGCAGTGCGTCGACTGCCGCACCGGAGTACGGCAGTTTCGTCCCGGCGGACAACCGGTAGTGCGGCACCGGGTCGTCCGCCGCCAGTAGGCCGAACAACGCCGAACCCACCCCCAGTCGCGTGCGTGCGGAGGGGGCGAGGGTGGAGACGTCGAGGGCATCGTAGAGGACCCCCGTGTAGCGCATGATCGCCGGGACAGTCGGTGCTTCGCGCAATCGGGTGTTCGCTTCGGCCTCACTGCGGAGCTTCTCCGAGATCCCGAGAATCTGCAGCGCATCGTCGGGGTGGAGGACGCGGAGATCCTCGATGTTCCGCCGCCGGACCTTGTTGAGCGAGGGGAAGGAAAGTGCCTCGATGTCCAGCGCGGGGCCGTCGCCACCGGATGCCTTGGTTTCGGACGGGGGGAGCAGGATAAACATGCGCTACACCCTAGCGATACACACATAGTGCTTTGAACTAGAGTACCGGTCATGATCACCCGGATGTCGTCTCTTTTCCTGCGCACGCTGCGCGATGATCCCGCCGACGCGGAGGTCCCCAGCCACAAGCTTCTGGTTCGTGCGGGGTATATCCGGCGGGCGGCTCCGGGCGTGTACTCGTGGCTGCCGCTGGGGCTGCGGGTGCTGCGCAACGTAGAGAAGGTCGTGCGGGAGGAAATGGGTGCCATCGGCGCCCAGGAGATCAGCCTACCGGCCCTGCTGCCGCGGGAGCCCTATGAGACGACGGGGCGCTGGACGGAGTACGGCGACGCGCTGTTCCGTCTCAAGGACCGCAAGGGACAGGACTATCTCCTCGGCCCGACCCACGAGGAGTTGTTCACCTCGCTGGTGAAGGGGGAGTACAGCTCCTACAAGGATTTCCCTGTCACCCTCTTCCAGATCCAGACGAAGTACCGGGACGAGGAACGTCCCCGTGCGGGCATCCTGCGGGGCCGTGAGTTCATCATGAAGGACTCCTACTCCTTCACGATGGACGACGAGGGACTCGAGGAGGCTTACCAGGCACATCGCCGTGCCTACCAGGCCGTCTTTGACCGGCTCGGCGTAGAGTACGCGATCTGTGCGGCTACCTCCGGCGCGATGGGCGGGTCGGCGTCCGAGGAGTTCCTCGCGGTTTCCCCGAACGGTGAAGACACGTTCGTGCGTGCCTCCGACGGCGACTATGCCGCCAATGTCGAGGCCGTCGTCACCCCGCACCCCGAGACGCGGCCGGTGGAGGGTTTGCCGGAGGCGACGGTCTACGAGACTCCGGATGCGACGACAATGGACACGCTGGTTGAGTGGGCGCGGGCTGAGGGCATTACCGTGGACGGTCGCGACGTTAAGCTCGCGGACACGCTCAAGTGCCTGGTCGTCAAGGTGACCGAGCCCGGCGCGGAGCCGGAGCTGACCGGTATTCTGCTGCCGGGCGATCGCGACGCCGACATGAAGCGGTTGGAGGCGTCCCTGGAGCCGGCGACAGTGGAACTCGCCGAGGACAAGGATTTCGAGGTCAACCCGTTCCTCATCAAGGGATACGTGGGCCCCAAGGGGCTGGCAGACAATGGCGTGCGGGTGCTCGCGGATCCGCGCATCGTGACCGGCACGTCGTGGATCACGGGTGCGGACAAGAAGAACCACCATGTGGTCAACATGGTGGCGGGCCGGGACTTCACGCCCGACGGATACATCGAGGCGGCGAATGTCCGCGAAGGTGATGCCGCACCCGAGGGAATGGGCACGTTGACGTTGGAGCGTGGTATCGAGATCGGGCATATCTTCCAACTCGGCCGCAAGTACACCGAGGCCTTCGACATGCAGATCCTCGACGTCAACGGCAAGCGTTCGGTCCCCACCATGGGATCCTACGGGCTGGGTGTCTCGCGCCTCATTGCCGTGTTGGCCGAGCAGATGCACGACGAGAAGGGACTGCGGTGGCCCAGTGAGGTCGCCCCCTATGATGTCCACGTGGTCATCGCGAACAAGGATGCCGCCGCCGGCGAGGCCGCGGAGAACCTGGTCGACCGGTTGGCTGACGCGGGGCTGGAGGTTCTTTTCGATGACCGTCCGAAGGTGAGCCCCGGCGTGAAGTTCAAGGACGCTGAATTGCTGGGGGTCCCTCTGGTATTCGTGGTCGGGCGCGGGTTCGCCGACGGCACGGTGGAACTGCGGAACCGCCTGACGGGTGACGTCGACAACATCGCCTACAACACCGCTGTGGATCTCTTCCTGGAGCGTCGCGGGCGGTAGTGCTCGGAGGCGTGTTAGTCTGCGTCCTGCACCAGGGTGGTCCGTGAAGGACAGCCCGTGACAGGACGCGGGAGGTGAGAATCTCGGACCGCTCGACATGGAGGATGTCCCCGGGCCAGCTGCAGGAACACCTGAAGCTGCGTGCCAGGGCACGACGCATCCCCGACAAGAAGAAGCAGCACGATCGAAGGGCCTGCCGGAACACCCGGCGGGCCCTTCCCGCATGGTCGGCCCCCTCTACTCGCCCCGTCTATTCTCCCCGGACGCTGACGGCCAGCGGATCCTCGCCCAGCGCGTCCTCCAGGGCAGCCTCGGATCGCGCTGACACGGCACACAGCATGGCGACCAGCGCCCGGTCGTTGTCGCTGATCTCGTCGACCGCGCGTCGCAGCGATACCGTCACCGCGTGGACGGACTCGAGGAGGACAGACGCCGCAGTCGCGGCGTCAGTAGGCGGGGTGAAACCGTCAGGTGTGCTGTAACCGGCGTCGGCGGCGACACCGGAGGCAGGTGTCACGGTGTCGCGGATGGTACGCATCCGGGTGCTGACGGTCGTGACGGTGTCCCGGTTCGTCCCTGCGACGGGCAGCACGACCCCGGAGAGATACACCGCCTGGTTGACCAGTTCCGTGGTCGCGGCGAGTCCGGCAGCGGTGTCCTGGGAGTCGGTGTCGAATCCGGCGTCGATCATCTCCTGATCGATCGCGGGGCCACCGGCTGAGCTGTCGTCGACGGTGGCGAGCGCGGCATGCAGCCCGGTGAGTAGGACGGCGCGGTCGCGTTCCCCGTCGTCGTCAGGTGCAGTGTCACTGGCGGCGTCGTCGCCGTCGATGAGCTGGAGCATCCGTGACCGCACGTCCTCAACCGCAGGGGTGTCCGCAAGAGCCTCAAGGGTGCGTGCCCCGCAGTCTTCCGGGGGTTGGCCGTCCCGGTCTGTGCCGCACTGGCGCACGATCTCCCCGGAGATCGCCTCGGACTGGTCGGCGAAGATTCCCGTGCCTCCGGCGACAGGTGTGCCGTCGAGGGCGTCGAGCTGTTGGACGAGCGACTCCAGGTTCTCGTCCGGCCGGGGCGGTTCAGTCGAGCATGCGGTGAACGATACTGTCGCGACGGTGAGCGCCGCACTGGCGGCAAGTACCCGTCGGACGACGGGACGACGCCGCGGCATCGCGGAGGCGGGGGCGGGTGAGGAGACGTGCACGGTCCCATAGTGCCATCCCGGGTCGGTGATAGGGTTCACGGCATGGCTTTCCCTTCTGAACAGGACCTTGCCGAGGTCGTCGGCCCACTGGCCGCAACGCTCGGTCTCGACCTCGAATCGATCACCGTGACCAGGGCGGGGGCGAAATCCGCGGTCCGCGTCGCCGTCGACGCCGACGACCGGCCGGACCTCGACCAGCTCGAGGAACTCAGCAAGGCGGTGTCCGGGGAACTCGACGCCCGTGAGTCCTCGGGGACGTTGAACTTCGGACCGGGCTACACCTTCGAGGTGACCACACCGGGGCTGGAGACTCCGTTGACCGAACTGCGGCATTTCCGCCGGAATGCGGGCCGTCTGGTGAGTATCGACGGGACGCAGGCGCGTATCGCTGCGGTGGATGGGGACACCGGCGAGATCTGGCTGATTCGTCCCGGAGAGAAGAAGAAGGAAGCTCCGCAGGTCGAGGCCCGCGGATTGGCTTCGGCAGCGGGAGCTTTGGTAGAAGTTGAGTTTTCCGAACCCCCGGTCGATCAACGTGACCTGGTGGGCCTTGATCCCGAGAAGTACCGTGCGCTACGAGCGCAGAAGGACGACAAGTGAAAATTGACCTGAGTGCCCTGACCGCCCTGGAGAACATCGAGCACGTGCGCAGGAGTGCACTGCTGGGCGCGATCTCCGCGGCACTGCTGGACTCCTACCGCGAGCTGACCAAGGTGGACGGGCCTGCCCGCGTGGAGATCGACCGTACCGACGGGACGGTCACCGTCCTGCGCCTGGAGAAGGACGAGGACGGCAATACCACCGGTGAGTTCGACGACACTCCGGAGGATTTCGGTCGTGCCGCCGCGAAGGCGGTCCGGGACGCGATCCGTGGGCAGATCAATATCGCCCGGGCGGACACGACGTACACCAAGTACGCGGACCTGGAGGGCACCGTGGTCTCGGGTGTGGTGAACCGGGACGCGCGAGCCAACGACCGCGGTATCACCGTGGTCCACCTCGGCACCGAAGCCGACGGGCAGGACGGTCTGATCCTCGCCGCCGAGCACATGCCCGGTGAGAAGCTGGAGCACGGTGACCGGGTGAAGTGCTATGTCACCGCTGTGAACCGTGGCCAGCGTGGCGTACAGATCCTGCTGTCACGGACCCACCCGGAACTGGTGCGGGGACTGTTCGCGCTCGAGGTTCCTGAGGTTGCCGATGGCTCGGTGGACATCACCGCGATCGCACGGGAGGCTGGCCACCGGTCGAAGATCGCGGTGACTTCCACGGTCAACGGCCTCAACGCCAAGGGTGCCTGCATCGGCCCACGCGGCCAGCGGGTGACCGCCATCATGGAGGCACTCGGAGGCGAGAAGATCGACATCGTCGATCACTCCGCCAACCCGGCGGTGTACGTGGGCAATGCGCTGGCACCGGCGAAGGTTGTCCGCGTCGACGTCACCGATCATGACATGCAGGTCGCCCGGGCCGTCGTGCCGGACCACCAGCTGTCCCTGGCGATCGGCAAAGAGGGGCAGAACGCACGCCTGGCTGCACGGCTGACCGGATGGAAGATCGACATTCGCCCGGAATCTGCCCCTGACGACAGCACTGACAGCGTCGATGACGCTGACGACACCGCCGGGACCGACGACGCCCTGCCGCAGATCTGACAGCGTTGTAGTGGCGGTTGGCCCCGCGGGGCCGTCGCGCGTTAGACTGTGTATCGGTCTGACGACGAGGAGAAGGAGAACACGCATGTCTGATCGTGTTCCCGGTTTCTCGCCGGATGCGGGTCCGCAACGGACCTGCATCGCCACCCGCAAGGTTCACCCGGCGACGGCGCTGTTGCGCTGTGTTGCCGAGCGGACCGGCGAGGGTGGAGGATCGGGGTCGGTACGTGTCGTCCCAGATCCTGGACGGCGCCTGCCCGGTCGCGGCGCGTGGATTACCGCGACTGTCAGTGCGTACGAGACCGCCGTACAGCGACGTGCTTTTGCGCGGGCGTTGAAAGTGCCTGTTGAGGCGGACACGACTCCAGTCATGGAGTATCTCCGGATCCTCGGTGAGAACCGGGGGAGCGGAGCGTCGATGTCTCGGCAGGTACCGCATCTGACCACCAGCCCGGTGGCCGAGAAGGAAAAGGAAACCGATTACTGATGAGCGCACGATGAAGCAGCATCAGCGATGAGTGTCCAACTGACCTGGAGTCGTACGTAGTCGTCCTCGTGGACTGAAGAACCACGGGTGGCTGGCCTGCGACTCCACCATTACGAAGGAGAGCAGTGCCCGGAAAGCTACGTGTCCATGAGCTGGCTAAGCAGCTCGGAACGACAAGCAAGGAACTTCTCGCCACGCTCAAGGAGCAGGGTGAGTTCGTGAAGTCGGCGTCCTCGACGGTGGAACCGCCGGTCGTCAAGAAGATGAAGAATCACTACGGAGCGAGTGCGGAGTCCACGAAGGATGACGCCGCGCTCCCGAACCTGAGCGGTCAGCCGACTGCTCAGGCATCCAGCTCTGCCGCGACGGCGGCGGAGCCTACCGGTGCAGCCAAGCCGGGTCCGAAGCCCGGTACCGCCAAGCCGGGAGCTGCCAAGCCCGGGGCCTCGGCCAAACCTGGCCCCGCTAAGCCCTCGGCCAAGCCGGGTGCGTCCTCGCCTGCCGAGCCGGCACCCGCCGACGCGCGGCCGGCGACCCCCGCGGATGCAGCACCAGCAGCAACCGAAAAGACGGCGCCGAGCCCGAAGCCACAGGCTGACCGCCCGAAGCCGGGTGCGGCGAAGCCTGCCGCAAAGCCCACCCCGCAGGACGCATCGTCCTCGAAGCCGGGCCCCCGCCCCGGCCCGAAGCCCGGCGCTGCCCGTCCGGGTGCCAAACCGGGTCCGAAGCCCGGCGGTCGCGCGCCTCGTGTCGCCAACAACCCGTTCTCCTCCGGGACTGAACGGCCGTCACCCCGCTCGCAGGGGGGTCAGGGTGCCCAGGGCGGTAAAACGGATATGCCGCGCCCCGGCGGATCTACCGGGCGCCCGGCCCCGCGTCCGGGCGGCAGTGGAGCAGCGAAGCCGGGCGGACGTCGTCCGAGTCCTGCGTCGATGCCCAGCCACCCCAGCCCCGGGCAGATGCCGGCCAAGGCCAGCACCGGCGGCGGTGGCGGTCGTGGCCGTGGGGGCCAGGGTGGTCCCGGTACCGGTGGTCCGGGAGGACCGCGCGGTGGTCGCGGCGGACGTCGCGGCGGTACCGCAGGTGCCTTCGGTCGCCCCGGTGGCGCACCGCGCCGTGGACGTAAGTCGAAACGGCAGAAGCGTAACGAGTACGAGGCAATGCAGGCTCCGAGTGTCGTCGGCGGCGTCAAGCTGCCGAACGGCAAGGGTGCCAAGATCCGCCTGCGTCGCGGGGCGTCGCTGTCGGACTTCGCAGAGAAGATCAACGCCGATCCGGCTGCGCTGGTGCAGGCGATGTTCAATCTCGGCGAGATGGTCACCGCGACCGCCTCTGTTCCGGATGACACCTTGAAGCTGCTCGGCGACGAGATGGCTTACACCGTCGAGGTCGTCTCCCCGGAGGACGAGGACCGTGAGCTGCTCGAGTCGTTCGACCTGCAGTTCGGTGAGGACGTCGGCAGCCAGGATGACCTGCAGCACCGCCCGCCGGTGGTCACCGTCATGGGTCACGTCGACCACGGTAAGACCCGCCTGCTCGACACCATCCGCAAGACCAACGTCGGTGGTGGCGAGGCAGGTGGCATCACCCAGCACATCGGTGCCTACCAGGTTCCGGTCGAGGTCAACGAGGAAGAGCGTCTGCTGACCTTGCTCGACACCCCCGGTCACGAGGCGTTCACCGCCATGCGTGCCCGTGGTGCCAAGGCAACGGACATCGCGATCCTGGTTGTTGCCGCGGACGACGGCGTTATGCCGCAGACCGTGGAGGCCATCAACCACGCCAAGGCCGCCGATGTACCGGTCGTTGTCGCGGTGAACAAGATCGACAAGGAAGGCGCGTCTCCGGAGAAGATCCGTGGTCAGCTCACCGAGTACGGTCTGGTTCCCGAGGAGTACGGCGGCGAGACCATGTTTGTCGACATCTCGGCCAAGCAGGGCACGAACATCGAGAGCCTCCTCGAAGCCGTGGTGCTCACGGCCGATGCGTCGCTGGAGCTCGTGGCCAACCCCGACATGCCCGCCCAGGGTGTGGCGATCGAGGCTCACCTCGACCGCGGACGTGGCCCGGTGGCCAACGTCATCATCCAGCGCGGTACCCTGCGCGTCGGTGACTCGATTGTCGTCGGCGACGCTCACGGTCGTGTGCGCCGTATGGTCGACGAGCACGGTGCGGACGTCAAGGAGGCAGGCCCCTCGATGCCGGTACAGGTCCTCGGCCTCACCAGCGTCTCGGGTGCCGGCGACAACCTGCTCGCCGTGGATGACGACCGGACCGCCCGGCAGATCGCCGACCAGCGCAATGCGCGTCGTCGTAACGCCATGCAGGCCCGTTCCCGCAAGCGGATCAGCCTGGAGGACCTGGACAAGGTGCTCAAGGAGACCAGCCAGCTCAACCTCATCCTCAAGGGCGACAATGCCGGTACGGTCGAGGCACTTGAGGACTCCTTGCTGCAGATCGAGGTCGACGACGAGGTCAGCCTGAATATCATCGACCGCGGTGTGGGTGCTGTCACCCAGACGAACGTCGACCTGGCTGCGGCGTCCGACGCCATCATCATCGGCTTCAACGTTCGCGCAGAGGGCAAAGCTACCGAGGTCGCGAACTCCGAGGGAGTCGAGATCCGTTACTACTCGGTCATCTACGACGCCATCGACGAGGTCGAGCAGGCACTCAAGGGCATGCTCAAGCCCGTGTACGAGGAGCGGGAGATCGGCACCGCCGAGATCCGTCAGCTGTTCAAGGCTTCTGCTGTCGGTCTGATCGCCGGTTCGATGGTCCAGACCGGAAAGATGCGACGCAACGCGCAGATCCGTCTCATCCGGGACGGTAACGTCGTCACGGAGAAGGCGACCATCGAGTCGTTGCGACGTGAGAAGGATGACGTCACCGAGGTCAACCACGGCTATGAGTGCGGTATGGTCCTGTCCTACCCGGATATCCAGATCGGGGACACGATCCAGGCGTACGAACTGGTCGAGGTTCCGCGTGACCAGGTGAAGAAGGACAGTAAGGACAGCTAGGTCCTTTTCCGCCCGGCCTTGACACCCCCGTGCCGGGGGACGATGAACAGACGTCCCCCGGCACGGGGGTGTCGCCGTGTCTGCGACTAGAATCATCGTCGAGAAGATCGACCACACCAACAATCAGAAGGGGTGCCACCGATGGCAGACCACGCCCGCGCCGCCCGTATGGCCAAGCGCATCATGACCATTGTCGCATCGGCGATCGAGCGCGACGTGAAGGATCCCCGGCTGGAGTTCGTCACCGTGACGGACTGCCGGGTCACTGGGGACCTGCACGACGCCACGGTGTTCTACACTGTGCGCGGACGGACGGTGGAGGAGGAGCCCGACACCGATGCTGCGGCGGAGGCACTCCACCGTGCGCGCGGACAGCTCCGGAAGATCGTCGGTGACCAGCTTTCCGTGCGGTTCACGCCGACATTGCGATTCGATCTGGACACCGTTCCTGAAGCGTCTGCCCACCTGGAGGAGCTGCTCGCGAAAGCCCGCGACATCGATTCCCGGGTGCGTGCGCAGGCCGAAGGCGCCACCCCGGCGGGAGAGGCGGACCCGTACCGCGCGCCCGCGGACGAGACAGAGGAGTGAGTGCGGCACCTCCTGCCGGCGTGAGGGCGGACACCCGGACCATCCTCGGTCTGGCGTGGCCCGCCCTCGCGGTGTTAGCGGCCACTCCGCTGTATCTGCTGTGGGACACTGCGGTGGTCGGACGGCTTGGCGCCACGGACCTCGCCGCCTTGGCGACCGGCGCGACCGTGCTGGCCCAGGTCACCGTGCAGTTGACCTTCCTGTCGTACGGGACGACGGCCCGCGCGGCGCGTAGATACGGTGCCGGCGACAGCCCGGGGGCGGTCGCCGAGGGCATTCAGGCGTCCTGGGTCGCCCTCGGTGTGGGCGCGGTCCTCGCCGTCCTGGTCGCGGTCTTCGCTACTCCGGTGACCGGGTGGCTGACCGGTGGTTCCGCCGACGGAGGCTCCATGGTCGCCGATGAAGCGGCGTCTTGGCTGCGGGTGACGTCGCTGTCGGTGATTCCGGCGTTGCTGACGATGGCCGGCAACGGTTGGTTGCGTGGTGTGGCCAACACCCGTGCACCGCTGTACTTCACCCTGGCCGGTGTCGTCCCGATGGTGGTGACTGTCCCGTGGGCCGTGGACCGCTACGGTCTGGTCGGTTCGGCGTA
The genomic region above belongs to Corynebacterium glyciniphilum AJ 3170 and contains:
- the rimP gene encoding ribosome maturation factor RimP, which translates into the protein MAFPSEQDLAEVVGPLAATLGLDLESITVTRAGAKSAVRVAVDADDRPDLDQLEELSKAVSGELDARESSGTLNFGPGYTFEVTTPGLETPLTELRHFRRNAGRLVSIDGTQARIAAVDGDTGEIWLIRPGEKKKEAPQVEARGLASAAGALVEVEFSEPPVDQRDLVGLDPEKYRALRAQKDDK
- the nusA gene encoding transcription termination factor NusA, whose amino-acid sequence is MKIDLSALTALENIEHVRRSALLGAISAALLDSYRELTKVDGPARVEIDRTDGTVTVLRLEKDEDGNTTGEFDDTPEDFGRAAAKAVRDAIRGQINIARADTTYTKYADLEGTVVSGVVNRDARANDRGITVVHLGTEADGQDGLILAAEHMPGEKLEHGDRVKCYVTAVNRGQRGVQILLSRTHPELVRGLFALEVPEVADGSVDITAIAREAGHRSKIAVTSTVNGLNAKGACIGPRGQRVTAIMEALGGEKIDIVDHSANPAVYVGNALAPAKVVRVDVTDHDMQVARAVVPDHQLSLAIGKEGQNARLAARLTGWKIDIRPESAPDDSTDSVDDADDTAGTDDALPQI
- a CDS encoding YlxR family protein: MSDRVPGFSPDAGPQRTCIATRKVHPATALLRCVAERTGEGGGSGSVRVVPDPGRRLPGRGAWITATVSAYETAVQRRAFARALKVPVEADTTPVMEYLRILGENRGSGASMSRQVPHLTTSPVAEKEKETDY
- the infB gene encoding translation initiation factor IF-2; amino-acid sequence: MPGKLRVHELAKQLGTTSKELLATLKEQGEFVKSASSTVEPPVVKKMKNHYGASAESTKDDAALPNLSGQPTAQASSSAATAAEPTGAAKPGPKPGTAKPGAAKPGASAKPGPAKPSAKPGASSPAEPAPADARPATPADAAPAATEKTAPSPKPQADRPKPGAAKPAAKPTPQDASSSKPGPRPGPKPGAARPGAKPGPKPGGRAPRVANNPFSSGTERPSPRSQGGQGAQGGKTDMPRPGGSTGRPAPRPGGSGAAKPGGRRPSPASMPSHPSPGQMPAKASTGGGGGRGRGGQGGPGTGGPGGPRGGRGGRRGGTAGAFGRPGGAPRRGRKSKRQKRNEYEAMQAPSVVGGVKLPNGKGAKIRLRRGASLSDFAEKINADPAALVQAMFNLGEMVTATASVPDDTLKLLGDEMAYTVEVVSPEDEDRELLESFDLQFGEDVGSQDDLQHRPPVVTVMGHVDHGKTRLLDTIRKTNVGGGEAGGITQHIGAYQVPVEVNEEERLLTLLDTPGHEAFTAMRARGAKATDIAILVVAADDGVMPQTVEAINHAKAADVPVVVAVNKIDKEGASPEKIRGQLTEYGLVPEEYGGETMFVDISAKQGTNIESLLEAVVLTADASLELVANPDMPAQGVAIEAHLDRGRGPVANVIIQRGTLRVGDSIVVGDAHGRVRRMVDEHGADVKEAGPSMPVQVLGLTSVSGAGDNLLAVDDDRTARQIADQRNARRRNAMQARSRKRISLEDLDKVLKETSQLNLILKGDNAGTVEALEDSLLQIEVDDEVSLNIIDRGVGAVTQTNVDLAAASDAIIIGFNVRAEGKATEVANSEGVEIRYYSVIYDAIDEVEQALKGMLKPVYEEREIGTAEIRQLFKASAVGLIAGSMVQTGKMRRNAQIRLIRDGNVVTEKATIESLRREKDDVTEVNHGYECGMVLSYPDIQIGDTIQAYELVEVPRDQVKKDSKDS
- the rbfA gene encoding 30S ribosome-binding factor RbfA; this translates as MADHARAARMAKRIMTIVASAIERDVKDPRLEFVTVTDCRVTGDLHDATVFYTVRGRTVEEEPDTDAAAEALHRARGQLRKIVGDQLSVRFTPTLRFDLDTVPEASAHLEELLAKARDIDSRVRAQAEGATPAGEADPYRAPADETEE